A single Dehalococcoidales bacterium DNA region contains:
- a CDS encoding PstS family phosphate ABC transporter substrate-binding protein, producing the protein MFKSVKKLLLPLALVLVAALVLTGCGSTDKTTTPATGTPALTGSFKIIGSNTITPLSAVWAENFMKVNSKVSIAVSGPGSGVGIAALIDGTTDICQASRAIKASEITQAQEKGVDPYEIQVATDALSVIVNPANPVSELTFAQLSAIYTNQITNWQEVGGNDAPILVLSRDNNSGTFAYFLEDVVQMAGMTTADKTLQYGGKVLLLPSTEEGISQVAGNANAIFYSGLGYLNDTVKAVAIKKTASDAAVLPSVATSLNGTYPISRPLFYYTNGAPTGAIKVYIDYCLSDEGQQEVLVAGFVPLPK; encoded by the coding sequence TTGTTTAAATCGGTCAAGAAATTGCTCTTGCCCCTGGCGCTGGTGCTGGTTGCGGCACTGGTACTGACGGGCTGCGGCAGCACGGATAAGACCACCACCCCGGCCACCGGCACCCCCGCGCTTACCGGCTCGTTCAAGATTATCGGCTCCAACACCATCACGCCCTTAAGCGCGGTATGGGCGGAGAACTTCATGAAGGTCAACTCCAAGGTCAGTATCGCCGTCAGCGGCCCGGGCTCCGGCGTGGGCATCGCCGCCCTGATAGACGGCACCACGGATATCTGCCAGGCCTCCCGCGCCATCAAAGCCTCGGAAATAACCCAGGCCCAGGAAAAGGGCGTCGACCCCTATGAAATACAGGTAGCCACGGATGCCCTTTCCGTCATCGTCAACCCGGCCAACCCGGTCAGCGAACTGACTTTCGCCCAGCTTTCCGCCATCTACACCAACCAGATAACCAACTGGCAAGAGGTGGGCGGCAACGATGCGCCGATACTCGTCCTCTCCCGCGATAACAACTCCGGCACCTTTGCCTACTTCCTGGAAGATGTGGTGCAGATGGCCGGCATGACCACCGCGGACAAGACGCTCCAGTACGGCGGTAAAGTGCTGCTCCTCCCCTCCACCGAGGAAGGCATCTCCCAGGTCGCCGGCAACGCCAACGCCATCTTCTACTCCGGCCTGGGCTACCTGAATGACACGGTTAAGGCCGTCGCTATCAAGAAGACCGCCAGTGACGCGGCCGTCCTGCCCAGCGTGGCAACATCCCTGAACGGCACCTATCCCATCTCCCGCCCGCTGTTCTACTACACCAACGGCGCGCCCACCGGCGCAATCAAGGTTTACATCGATTACTGTCTCTCCGATGAAGGACAGCAGGAAGTGCTGGTTGCCGGCTTCGTGCCGCTGCCGAAATAG
- a CDS encoding PAS domain S-box protein, producing the protein MLNDVIFLFDETGLINSNREAEKMFGVSFDDLLHKIPYQFAPDKQPDGADSKEKARELIQAAYAGQSQLFEWQVRKPDGTLFDAEVSLNAVDVEGKPVLLAVIRDITERKKEDEARLETEQMFRAIVENSHAGIFTIDETFNITYANDMVSRMLLYPNEAIIGRNFRDFLDEESKIIVAERYLQRQMGEDTPTRYEFNIVQSNGSKRRVEISATIFRTAAGHLRTVGQVLDITERKQAEEDLRTAHEELESRVQQRTSELSDTNLRLKNEIAQRALAEESLRRSELRYRHLVQSTNTIILQMDNEGKITFFNDFAQQFFGYTESEILGKSVLGTIVPEKDSADKDLQEMMADIITHPRHYLHNENENMRRGGERVWIVWTNQPFFDDAGNLREILCVGIDHTEQKLNEARQTQQVRRQAATEERTRLARDLHDAVSQTLFSASLISEVLPRVWQRDEKEGQKRLEEVRQLTRSALTEMRTLLLELRPDSLAEADIDFLLNQLAESITGRSRVPVSVSVTGRCNVPVEVKIGLYRIAQEALNNIAKHAAAKEARVKLLCRTGGVTLQVSDDGKGFNTKNTPPNSLGLNIMRERARDIGALLAVKSRPGEGTTVRAVWKNESGE; encoded by the coding sequence ATGCTAAACGACGTTATTTTCCTCTTCGACGAGACGGGGCTCATCAACAGCAACCGGGAAGCCGAAAAAATGTTCGGCGTATCGTTTGATGATCTGCTCCATAAAATACCCTACCAGTTTGCCCCGGATAAGCAGCCGGACGGCGCCGATTCCAAGGAGAAAGCCCGGGAGCTGATACAGGCGGCTTACGCCGGCCAGTCCCAGCTCTTCGAATGGCAGGTACGCAAACCGGACGGCACGCTTTTCGATGCCGAGGTCAGCCTGAACGCGGTCGATGTCGAAGGCAAACCCGTTTTACTGGCTGTCATCCGTGACATCACGGAACGGAAAAAAGAGGACGAGGCGCGCCTGGAAACGGAGCAGATGTTCCGCGCTATCGTGGAAAACTCCCACGCCGGCATTTTCACCATCGACGAGACCTTTAATATCACCTACGCCAATGACATGGTCAGCCGGATGCTGCTCTATCCCAACGAGGCCATCATCGGCCGTAATTTCCGTGATTTCCTGGACGAGGAAAGCAAAATCATCGTGGCGGAACGGTATCTCCAGCGGCAGATGGGGGAAGATACCCCCACCCGCTACGAGTTCAACATCGTCCAGAGCAACGGCAGCAAGCGGCGGGTGGAAATCAGCGCCACCATCTTCCGCACCGCCGCCGGGCACCTGCGCACGGTGGGGCAGGTGCTGGATATCACCGAGCGCAAGCAGGCGGAAGAAGACCTGCGCACCGCCCATGAAGAGCTGGAGTCCCGCGTGCAGCAGCGCACCAGCGAGCTGAGCGATACCAATCTCCGCCTCAAGAACGAGATTGCCCAGCGCGCCCTGGCGGAAGAGTCCCTGCGCCGCAGCGAGCTGCGCTACCGCCACCTGGTGCAGAGCACCAATACCATCATTTTGCAGATGGACAATGAAGGAAAAATCACCTTTTTTAACGACTTCGCCCAGCAGTTCTTCGGCTACACGGAGTCGGAAATACTGGGCAAGAGCGTCCTGGGGACGATTGTGCCGGAAAAAGACTCCGCGGATAAAGACCTCCAGGAGATGATGGCGGATATCATTACCCATCCGCGCCACTACCTCCACAACGAGAATGAAAACATGCGCCGCGGCGGGGAGCGGGTGTGGATAGTCTGGACCAACCAGCCTTTCTTCGATGACGCCGGCAATTTACGGGAAATCCTTTGCGTGGGCATCGACCACACCGAGCAGAAGCTGAACGAGGCGCGGCAGACCCAGCAGGTGCGGCGGCAGGCCGCCACGGAAGAGCGTACCCGTCTGGCCCGTGACCTGCATGACGCCGTCAGCCAGACGCTCTTTTCCGCCAGCCTGATATCCGAGGTATTACCCCGCGTCTGGCAGCGCGATGAAAAAGAGGGGCAGAAGCGGCTGGAAGAGGTGCGCCAGCTCACCCGCAGCGCTTTAACGGAAATGAGGACGCTGCTTTTAGAGCTGCGCCCGGACTCCCTGGCGGAAGCGGATATAGATTTCCTGCTCAACCAGCTGGCGGAGTCCATCACCGGGCGCTCCCGCGTGCCGGTAAGCGTGTCCGTGACCGGGCGCTGTAATGTGCCGGTGGAGGTCAAGATAGGGCTTTACCGCATCGCCCAGGAAGCCCTGAACAACATCGCCAAGCACGCCGCCGCCAAAGAGGCCAGGGTCAAACTGCTCTGCCGCACCGGCGGCGTGACCTTGCAGGTTAGCGATGACGGCAAGGGATTCAATACAAAAAATACGCCGCCCAACAGCCTGGGGCTGAACATCATGAGAGAGCGCGCCCGGGACATCGGGGCTTTACTGGCGGTGAAAAGCCGGCCGGGTGAAGGCACCACCGTCAGAGCGGTCTGGAAGAACGAATCTGGGGAGTAG
- a CDS encoding response regulator transcription factor codes for MADKILIVEDDINLLDTIKYNLRKEGYDVVTAADGEQAVENARREKPDLIILDIMLPRISGFEVCRILRKEMTVPILMLTARADETDKIVGLEIGADDYMTKPFSMRELLARVRAMFRRTKITATPEAAGLTSLKIGELEIDAARHHASLAGAALELSPKEFDLLAFLAANKGLVFSREQLLEKVWGYDFAGDTRTVDVHVRWLRQKIEADAGHPRLLMTVRGTGYKLEG; via the coding sequence ATGGCTGACAAGATACTTATTGTAGAAGACGACATCAACCTGCTGGACACCATCAAGTACAACCTCCGCAAGGAGGGCTATGACGTGGTCACCGCCGCCGACGGCGAGCAGGCGGTGGAAAACGCCCGCCGGGAAAAACCTGACCTCATTATACTGGATATCATGCTGCCGCGCATCAGCGGCTTCGAGGTCTGCCGCATCCTGCGTAAAGAAATGACCGTTCCCATCCTGATGCTCACCGCCCGGGCGGATGAAACCGACAAGATAGTGGGACTGGAAATAGGCGCCGATGACTACATGACCAAGCCTTTCAGCATGCGGGAGCTGCTGGCCCGCGTCCGCGCCATGTTCCGGCGCACCAAAATCACCGCAACGCCGGAAGCCGCCGGGCTGACCTCGCTGAAAATAGGGGAGCTGGAAATAGATGCCGCCCGCCACCACGCCTCCCTGGCCGGAGCGGCGCTGGAGCTGTCCCCCAAGGAGTTCGACCTGCTGGCTTTCCTGGCGGCCAACAAAGGGCTGGTGTTCAGCCGGGAACAACTGCTGGAAAAGGTCTGGGGCTATGACTTCGCCGGCGATACGCGCACGGTGGATGTGCATGTGCGGTGGCTGCGGCAGAAAATAGAAGCGGATGCCGGGCACCCCAGGTTACTGATGACCGTCCGCGGCACCGGCTATAAACTGGAGGGTTAG
- the pstC gene encoding phosphate ABC transporter permease subunit PstC, with protein MKQETGSSSPTAAADPTRGLQRRLRLGERVIEGWILLAGLLAIVVLLGIIFILLREGLPIFAHTPPWEFLFGTKWYPLADPPVFGISAFFVSTLMITVISTVVAVPIGVACAAYLSEVAPHKVAETIKPIIEILAGIPSVMMGFIGLALLSPLVQSLFNLNTGLCGLTAAIMLSLMSLPIIVSVSEDALHAVPKEFKEASYALGATKWETIWHVCIPSALSGIAAAIMLGVGRAIGETMTVLMVAGGALAVPVSPTDPMTTMTSAIASGIGNAVRGGVQYQALFAVGLILFILTLAVNIIAERVLERQKRKFSR; from the coding sequence ATGAAGCAGGAAACAGGTTCCTCCTCTCCCACCGCCGCCGCGGACCCCACCCGGGGGCTCCAGCGGCGGCTGCGGTTGGGGGAGAGAGTCATCGAGGGCTGGATATTACTGGCGGGACTGCTGGCGATAGTAGTCCTGCTGGGCATTATATTTATTTTACTCAGAGAGGGACTGCCCATATTCGCCCACACCCCTCCCTGGGAGTTCCTCTTCGGTACCAAGTGGTACCCCCTGGCCGACCCGCCGGTATTCGGCATCTCGGCCTTTTTCGTCTCCACCCTGATGATTACGGTTATCTCCACGGTGGTGGCTGTGCCTATCGGGGTGGCCTGCGCCGCCTACCTGTCCGAGGTGGCTCCCCATAAAGTCGCCGAGACCATAAAGCCCATCATCGAAATACTGGCGGGCATCCCCTCGGTGATGATGGGGTTCATCGGCCTGGCTTTGCTGTCGCCCCTGGTGCAGAGCCTGTTCAACCTGAACACCGGCCTCTGCGGGCTGACCGCCGCCATCATGCTGTCTTTAATGAGCCTGCCTATCATCGTCAGCGTGTCCGAGGACGCCCTGCACGCCGTGCCTAAAGAGTTCAAGGAAGCGTCCTACGCCCTGGGGGCCACCAAGTGGGAGACGATATGGCACGTCTGTATCCCCTCCGCCCTGTCCGGCATCGCCGCGGCGATAATGCTGGGGGTGGGCCGGGCTATCGGGGAGACGATGACGGTGCTGATGGTGGCCGGCGGCGCACTGGCCGTGCCGGTCTCCCCCACCGACCCCATGACCACCATGACCTCCGCCATCGCCTCCGGCATCGGCAACGCGGTGCGCGGCGGCGTGCAGTACCAGGCGCTTTTTGCCGTGGGCCTGATACTGTTTATTCTCACCCTGGCCGTGAACATCATCGCCGAGCGGGTGCTGGAGCGGCAGAAAAGGAAATTTTCGAGGTAG
- a CDS encoding response regulator transcription factor: MSDENRIRILLVDEHAVVRSGLGAVITTYEEMDLVGEANNGEEAVHLCKSLKPDIVLMDLMMPVMDGVTATRIIHESQPDIRIIALTSFGDREWVEGALKAGAAGYLLKTVSAAELITAIKGTMAGKTSLSPEAAQVLVQNLKKPPTEAADLTEREREILALMVEGLANHDIAARLVVSQSTVKFHVSNVLSKLGVATRTEAVATALKHKLVR, translated from the coding sequence ATGAGTGATGAAAATCGTATCCGTATCCTGCTGGTGGACGAGCACGCGGTGGTGCGCAGCGGCCTGGGCGCGGTAATCACGACCTATGAGGAAATGGACCTGGTGGGGGAGGCCAACAACGGCGAGGAAGCGGTGCACCTGTGCAAATCGCTGAAGCCGGACATAGTGCTGATGGACCTGATGATGCCCGTCATGGACGGCGTCACCGCCACCCGTATCATCCATGAAAGCCAGCCGGATATCCGCATTATCGCGCTGACCAGCTTCGGGGACCGGGAGTGGGTGGAAGGCGCTTTGAAAGCCGGGGCCGCCGGCTACCTTCTCAAGACCGTTTCCGCCGCCGAGCTTATCACCGCTATCAAGGGAACGATGGCGGGCAAGACCAGCCTCTCCCCGGAAGCCGCCCAGGTGCTGGTGCAGAACCTTAAAAAACCGCCGACGGAAGCCGCCGACCTTACCGAGCGGGAGCGGGAAATACTGGCGCTGATGGTGGAAGGCCTGGCCAACCACGATATCGCGGCGCGGCTGGTAGTCAGCCAGTCCACCGTCAAGTTCCACGTGAGCAATGTCCTTTCCAAGCTGGGCGTCGCCACCCGGACGGAAGCGGTGGCCACGGCCCTGAAGCACAAGCTGGTGAGGTAG
- a CDS encoding GNAT family N-acetyltransferase, whose protein sequence is MPIPSRQDAPDCVVMSPGDERWLSFITAHPDANIFHHPVWMDVIATCYDYQSFVITVCDAAGNITAGVPMMDASTVFRRRHWISLPFTDYCNPLYTDAASLERLTAGIASFYRAGAARTIELRWDLPPQPHMYTYSDFVLQTVPLEPDAAKVIKRFDRVHRQNARAAEEKGVRVVLGTEQEHLRLFYDMQLKTRLRHGAPAQPERFFDLFGEKIFKQGLGFVLLAYKDDKCLAGLVLLHWKNSLVAKYAASRVDSLKLRPNNLLFMHAIKWGCQNGVTVFDMGRSATEHTGLKRYKRGWGAQESPLTYSVFSAAPPRHSARRLAETVAHTIIEHSPIFVCRILGNRFYRYIG, encoded by the coding sequence ATGCCGATTCCTTCTCGGCAGGATGCGCCGGACTGCGTGGTCATGAGTCCCGGCGATGAACGCTGGCTGTCTTTCATTACCGCCCATCCGGATGCCAATATCTTCCATCATCCGGTCTGGATGGACGTCATCGCCACCTGTTACGACTACCAGTCTTTCGTGATTACCGTATGTGATGCCGCCGGGAATATTACAGCCGGGGTTCCCATGATGGATGCCAGCACCGTATTCCGGCGTCGCCACTGGATTTCCCTGCCGTTTACCGATTACTGCAATCCGCTGTATACGGACGCGGCGTCCCTGGAACGCCTGACCGCCGGCATCGCGTCCTTCTACCGCGCCGGCGCCGCCCGCACCATCGAGCTGCGCTGGGACTTACCCCCGCAGCCGCATATGTACACCTACTCGGACTTCGTGCTGCAAACCGTCCCCCTCGAGCCGGACGCGGCGAAAGTCATCAAGCGGTTCGACCGCGTGCACCGGCAGAACGCCCGCGCCGCGGAAGAAAAGGGCGTGCGCGTCGTGCTGGGCACGGAACAGGAACACCTCCGCCTTTTTTACGATATGCAGCTCAAGACCCGCCTGCGCCACGGCGCCCCGGCCCAGCCCGAGCGGTTTTTCGACCTGTTCGGGGAAAAAATATTCAAGCAGGGGCTCGGCTTCGTGCTGCTGGCCTATAAAGACGATAAATGCCTGGCGGGACTGGTCCTGCTGCACTGGAAAAACTCCCTGGTCGCCAAATACGCGGCGTCCCGCGTGGACAGCCTTAAACTGCGCCCCAACAACCTGCTGTTTATGCACGCCATCAAGTGGGGCTGCCAGAACGGGGTAACGGTATTTGACATGGGACGGTCGGCCACCGAACACACCGGCCTGAAGCGGTACAAGCGGGGGTGGGGAGCGCAAGAAAGTCCCCTGACTTACTCCGTCTTTTCCGCCGCGCCGCCCCGTCATTCTGCCCGCCGTTTAGCGGAAACCGTCGCCCATACCATTATCGAGCACTCCCCCATATTTGTCTGCCGCATCCTGGGCAACCGTTTTTACCGGTACATCGGCTAG
- a CDS encoding MMPL family transporter, giving the protein MRKRTWTESLARACAKRRWWTVGIWGLAIVLAVIAVVSWLGGALVTDAEFTNNPESVTAYNLMQDRLGTDDTMLDEMVIVRSDTLTVDDPAFAAQVNSLYGELMALGPDVVQNGVTYYMVQDPSMVSADRHATFIPFEVPADNYARISEVYAVSDKYKTGDFQLYHTGSAAFMDDSMTLAESTMRTGETVGIAVALIVLAIVFGAITAALLPVFLGIASIVVALGFTALVGQAMDLTFMITSMITMMGLAVGIDYSLFILTRFREERAHGLEKMDAIGKAGATASKAVFFSGITVLLALVGLVVFPLSIFISMGIGSLLVVFTAILASMTLLPALISIFGDKVNSLRIPFIQSKKAPSYEDNKGVWAWITRTVTRAPVVSLLLTVVILVAAIVPFFDKKSGMSGISSTPDYLPSKQGYMVLLRDFHIGLDTPTMIVVDGNVSAPATRTAIAGLQEKLAGDAVFSSAVVAPYPDLNMAVIYARVAGDTMSQEALASVTRIRADYIPATFTDTTAKVMVTGESAFMVDYNKITNDYTPVIFTFVLALSFVVLLLAFRSIVIPATAIIMNLFSVGACYGLMVLVFQKGIGAGILGFTQVDSIETWLPLFLFAVLFGLSMDYHVFLLSRVREHYLHHGDNTAAVSFGLRSTGRLITGAALIMVAVFAGFALGDMVTMQQMGFGLAIAVLIDSTLVRCVLVPATMKLLGKANWYLPKWLNWLPNISIGEDMESRREPSAARPSPAFRPVLNPIPVAAEDNVIPPVEPMRDWRMK; this is encoded by the coding sequence ATGCGTAAGAGAACCTGGACAGAATCACTCGCCCGAGCCTGCGCTAAAAGGCGCTGGTGGACCGTGGGCATCTGGGGCCTCGCCATCGTCCTGGCGGTTATCGCCGTGGTCAGCTGGCTGGGCGGTGCCCTGGTCACCGACGCCGAGTTCACCAATAACCCGGAATCCGTGACGGCCTACAACCTGATGCAGGACCGGCTCGGCACCGATGACACCATGCTGGACGAAATGGTTATCGTCCGGTCGGATACCTTAACCGTGGACGACCCCGCTTTCGCCGCGCAGGTGAACAGCCTCTACGGCGAACTGATGGCGCTGGGGCCGGATGTAGTCCAGAACGGCGTGACCTATTACATGGTACAGGACCCCTCCATGGTCTCCGCCGACCGCCACGCCACTTTTATCCCCTTTGAAGTCCCCGCGGACAATTACGCCAGAATATCGGAAGTCTATGCCGTGAGCGATAAATACAAAACCGGTGATTTTCAGCTCTATCACACCGGTTCCGCCGCCTTCATGGACGACTCCATGACACTGGCGGAAAGCACCATGCGCACCGGGGAAACGGTGGGCATCGCGGTGGCGCTCATCGTTCTGGCGATTGTTTTCGGCGCCATTACCGCCGCCCTGCTGCCGGTGTTCCTGGGCATCGCTTCCATCGTGGTGGCCCTGGGCTTTACCGCCCTGGTGGGCCAGGCGATGGACCTGACCTTCATGATAACCTCCATGATTACCATGATGGGCCTGGCGGTGGGTATAGACTACTCCCTGTTCATCCTCACGCGTTTCCGCGAGGAGCGGGCGCACGGCCTGGAGAAAATGGACGCTATCGGCAAGGCCGGCGCCACCGCCTCCAAAGCGGTCTTCTTCAGCGGCATCACCGTGCTGCTGGCGCTGGTGGGGCTGGTGGTCTTCCCGCTCTCAATCTTCATCTCCATGGGCATCGGGTCGCTGCTGGTGGTGTTCACCGCTATCCTGGCTTCCATGACACTGCTGCCCGCTTTAATCAGCATCTTCGGGGACAAGGTCAATTCCCTGAGAATACCGTTCATACAGTCGAAGAAAGCGCCGTCCTATGAAGACAACAAGGGCGTCTGGGCCTGGATTACCCGCACCGTGACCCGCGCGCCGGTGGTCAGCCTGCTGCTCACCGTGGTCATCCTGGTCGCCGCCATCGTGCCCTTCTTTGACAAGAAGTCCGGCATGTCCGGCATCTCTTCCACGCCGGACTATCTGCCCTCCAAGCAGGGCTACATGGTGCTGCTGCGTGATTTCCACATAGGGCTGGACACTCCCACCATGATAGTGGTTGACGGCAACGTTAGTGCCCCCGCCACCCGGACGGCCATCGCCGGACTACAGGAAAAGCTGGCCGGTGACGCCGTATTCTCTTCCGCCGTCGTGGCGCCTTACCCGGACCTGAACATGGCGGTGATTTACGCCAGGGTGGCCGGTGATACCATGAGCCAGGAAGCCCTGGCCAGCGTGACGCGGATACGTGCGGACTACATCCCGGCCACGTTTACTGATACCACCGCCAAAGTGATGGTCACCGGCGAGTCCGCTTTCATGGTAGACTACAACAAAATCACCAATGACTATACGCCGGTTATCTTCACCTTCGTGCTGGCGCTGAGTTTCGTGGTGCTGCTGCTGGCCTTCCGCTCCATCGTCATACCGGCCACGGCCATCATCATGAACCTGTTCTCCGTGGGCGCCTGTTACGGGCTGATGGTGCTGGTGTTCCAGAAAGGCATCGGGGCCGGCATCCTGGGCTTCACGCAGGTGGACTCCATCGAGACCTGGCTGCCGCTCTTCCTGTTCGCCGTGCTCTTCGGGCTGTCCATGGACTACCATGTGTTCCTGCTCAGCCGCGTCCGCGAACACTACCTGCATCATGGCGATAATACCGCGGCGGTGTCCTTCGGGCTGCGCTCCACCGGGCGTTTGATAACCGGGGCCGCGCTCATCATGGTGGCGGTGTTCGCCGGGTTCGCCCTGGGCGATATGGTAACAATGCAGCAGATGGGCTTCGGCCTGGCCATCGCCGTCCTCATCGACTCCACCCTGGTGCGCTGCGTGCTCGTCCCGGCCACGATGAAACTGCTGGGCAAGGCCAACTGGTACCTGCCTAAATGGCTCAACTGGCTGCCGAACATCAGCATCGGCGAGGACATGGAAAGCCGCCGGGAGCCGTCCGCCGCCAGGCCATCACCCGCCTTCCGGCCGGTCCTCAATCCCATTCCGGTAGCGGCGGAAGACAACGTGATACCGCCGGTAGAACCGATGCGAGACTGGCGCATGAAGTAA
- a CDS encoding ATP-binding protein — translation MRSFQWRITIPLIILIIVSMTALGAYLTTTVRHSQLDNLRFYLEQEARITAEASLPSLLGQGESADALAKTLGQEIESRVTIIAPDGVVLGDSMENPAAMENHAARPEVKDALAGGTGSSTRYSTTLQEQMMYVAVTVSSQGEVVGIARVALPLTTVESTISHLTRTIVLATVIIAVLAILAAWLIARTTTRPIRQLTSITRQIAEGELGQKITVSARGEIGQLAQAFNEMSSRLKETVDAISTEKTKLTNVLGNMADGVIMTDAEGYILLANRAAGKIFGFREEDAAGKYVIEVVHDHEVDEMLKLCLKGGREQNIQFESGVTRRFIRALAVPLYNQKHLEGVVILLQDLTELRDLQTMRREMVGNISHELRTPIAGIKAMVETLQDGAMNDKKVAADFLSRIESEIDRLAQMVAELTQLSRIESGQAELKLALIDLNTLVEETVAEISPLAERQHIRLLKQLTPDLPAVPADRDRIKQTIVNLVHNGIKFNKPGGRVTVSTGYDGEAAAVSVADTGIGISRDDLPHVFERFYKVDKARSGGGSGLGLAIAKHTVQAHGGAISVHSEEGKGSTFIFTLPRR, via the coding sequence TTGCGCAGTTTCCAGTGGCGAATCACCATTCCCCTTATCATCCTCATTATAGTAAGCATGACGGCGCTGGGGGCGTACCTGACCACCACCGTCCGCCACTCACAGCTGGACAACCTGCGCTTTTACCTGGAGCAGGAAGCCAGGATTACCGCCGAAGCCTCCCTGCCGTCCCTGCTGGGGCAGGGCGAATCTGCGGACGCCCTGGCTAAAACGCTGGGACAGGAAATAGAGAGCCGGGTAACCATTATCGCCCCGGACGGCGTAGTCCTGGGCGACTCCATGGAAAACCCCGCCGCCATGGAAAACCACGCCGCCCGCCCGGAGGTCAAAGACGCGCTGGCCGGCGGCACGGGTTCCAGCACACGCTACAGTACCACCCTGCAGGAGCAGATGATGTACGTGGCGGTAACTGTCTCCAGCCAGGGTGAAGTGGTGGGCATAGCCCGGGTGGCGCTGCCCCTCACCACCGTGGAGAGTACCATCAGCCACCTGACGCGCACCATTGTCCTGGCCACGGTGATTATCGCCGTGCTGGCCATACTGGCCGCCTGGCTTATCGCCCGCACCACCACCCGGCCGATACGTCAGCTGACAAGTATAACGCGGCAAATCGCCGAAGGGGAGCTGGGACAGAAGATAACCGTGTCCGCCAGGGGGGAAATCGGGCAGCTGGCGCAGGCCTTCAACGAGATGTCCTCCCGGCTCAAGGAAACGGTGGACGCCATCTCCACGGAAAAGACCAAGCTGACCAACGTCCTCGGCAATATGGCTGACGGCGTTATCATGACGGACGCGGAGGGCTATATCCTCCTGGCCAACCGGGCGGCGGGTAAAATCTTCGGTTTCCGGGAAGAAGACGCCGCCGGTAAATACGTCATAGAGGTCGTCCACGACCACGAGGTGGACGAGATGCTGAAGCTTTGCCTCAAGGGGGGCAGGGAGCAGAACATCCAGTTCGAGTCCGGCGTTACCCGGCGCTTTATCCGCGCCCTGGCCGTGCCGCTGTATAACCAGAAACACCTGGAAGGCGTCGTTATTTTGCTCCAGGACCTCACCGAGCTCAGGGACTTGCAAACGATGCGGCGGGAAATGGTGGGCAATATCTCCCACGAGCTGCGCACGCCTATCGCCGGCATCAAGGCCATGGTGGAAACTTTGCAGGACGGGGCGATGAACGATAAGAAAGTGGCCGCCGATTTCCTGTCCAGGATAGAGAGCGAGATAGACCGCCTGGCGCAGATGGTGGCCGAGCTTACCCAGCTTTCCCGCATCGAGAGCGGGCAGGCGGAGCTGAAGCTGGCGCTTATCGACCTTAATACCCTGGTGGAGGAAACGGTGGCGGAGATAAGCCCGCTGGCGGAAAGGCAGCACATCCGGCTGCTCAAGCAATTAACGCCGGACCTGCCCGCGGTGCCGGCGGACCGGGACAGGATAAAGCAGACCATCGTCAACCTGGTGCATAACGGCATCAAGTTCAACAAGCCGGGCGGCCGGGTAACCGTCTCCACTGGCTATGACGGCGAGGCGGCGGCGGTGAGCGTGGCGGATACCGGCATCGGCATTTCCCGGGACGATTTGCCCCACGTCTTCGAGCGCTTTTATAAAGTGGACAAGGCACGGAGCGGCGGCGGCAGCGGGCTGGGACTGGCTATCGCCAAGCATACCGTGCAGGCGCATGGAGGTGCCATCAGCGTCCACAGTGAAGAAGGCAAAGGCTCCACCTTTATTTTCACCCTTCCCCGCCGCTAA